The following nucleotide sequence is from Gracilimonas sp..
GCCTGAGTGACGGTGACGAAGTTAACTCTTATAACACCGATCCTAACAATACAGATTCTGACGGCGACGGACTCAGCGATGGCGATGAAATCAATGAGTACGAAACAGATCCTAACAATGCCGACTCTGACGGTGACGGACTTAATGACTATGATGAAGTAATGACTCATAGCACAAATCCGAATAACTCAGATTCTGATGGCGACGGATTTACTGACATGCAGGAAATCGACATGGGTACTAACCCTACTGATGGAAGCGATCCTGTTTACCTGACTGAAGATTCTTTCACTACCATCAACTTCGACTTTGACCGCTCTAATATCAGAGCTGACGCTGCCGAAGCACTGATGCAAAATGTTGAAGTTCTTAAAGACGCTCCTGCTTTCCGTGTTCGCGTTGATGCTTACACTGACCACGTGGGTGGAGATCAGTATAACTTACGACTCAGCCTTCGACGTGCTACTTCTGTTGTAGACTTCTACACTGGAAACGGCATTTCTGAAGACCGCATTGAATCTCGTGGTTTAGGTAAAGCTCCTGTTGAGTGTACCGAAGCTGAAATGGATGCAAACACACCCGGTTGCGAAAGAAACCGACGTGCTGAATCACATCCAATCAGTACCCTGAAATACCAGCCAGGAATGTAATCTGAGCTGAATTTCAGAAGACAAGTTTAAGGCTCGTTGCTTTTGCAGCGAGCCTTTTTTTATTGGAGTAATTTTTTGATTCGTCCCTATTAGGACAACCTTTCAGCATCTACCGGTCCTGAAAGTGTTTCACCGAAGAGGTTTTGTAGAGATGGCACACCTAATCTTAATGGACCGTTCTGTTTGATTAATTAAAAAAACATGTCTGTCATCGCGAGGAGTACAAATGTCAGAGTATATCGTTATGTATGCCGACGAAGCGATCTCCCCGCATCAATATCCTGAACTAGTCATGGAGATTGCTTCGTCGATTAAACCAATGGAACCTCATCACTTTACGGGCTCCTCGCAATGACGAGTTTTTCAACGGACACTTGTTAATACAAAGACCGAATGTAGCCTTAAAAGAACCTTGCCACACTGATACCCACAAAAATGCCAGGATTATCTATTCGGTAAGCGACATCTGCTCGAAAAAGATTGAAGATATTACTTAGCGAGAGTCCCGCTTCCATATGCCAATCATCTGTGGTTACCGGTGAGAAACCATAGCGATTATTGAATTCCTGCACCTGCTCGTCCTTCACCCATGTTCTTCCAATCCCGCCAAAGGCAATGATACTCAATCCTGTCTGAGTAGCATTTCTCCACCCCAGCATCTCCAGAGGAACGCTTTTGAAATTATGCTCTGCATTTAGTGATATATAACTTGCTCCTTCATATGGAATAAATCGCTTGGCTCTGAAAGCTCCAAATGGCGTAATCACTCCCAATGCAACATCGAGAGCTTCATTTTTTTGGATGGGAAGATCACCAAGATAAGTTCCGGCGTTTAGCCTCATATCCAATGTGTTCGGGAAAAACCGGCGCTGATAGAAAGTCTCATAGCGCCGGTACAGATCCAGTTTAAAGCGGGTGTAATCCCAGCTGCTTCCTATCACTTTTGCCGACTGCTCCACACTTACCAAGAAATCATCGGCCCCAACCGCACCAAAAGCTTTTTTATTCTCTCCAATACTATAGGATAGCTTAACGGCACTAAGCGTTCCTTCGTCTATATAACTATTGGGACGCTGAATTAAATCTCTGCCGATAATATCGTAGCTCGTTTTATAATTGATGGCAGAATGATTTTCATACATATAGTTCAAGCTAAACGTACCCCTAAATTTGCTTTTCGGACGGTAGGCAGCGGTGAACTTAACTCCTTCGTTTCTGTAGTAATCAAAGTAATCAGAAAAGCCAAGCAAGTTTTGCATACTGGTCATTAAAGGCATGTACATATCGGAGTTGTAGCGGGTTTCCGTAGTTGCACTATAGCCTGCAGAAAGCCCAAAACGACGAGTTTTTTTCAATGGCCACCATCCCATTTTCACTCCATACGACAGTGTTCCTGCTCCAAAAATATCATCCCCATCATACCCTGTACTATATCCTGCAAAAACCTCCGAAGAAATACGATTATCTACGTATCTGCGCTGATGTTTAAGACCTCCATAAAAAGCATCTACCCTATTGAAACGAGCTAACGGACTTAAATTTCGGGTTAATTTCGACCAAAAAGAGCTTGAATTGTTGTTTCCTCCTGAACTTCCCGAACCTCCTTCACCTACCGATACTGAAGAACCATCCGAATCAGTTTCTTCTTCCCAGTCAATAAAACGGGTAAAAAAGCCCGTTGGTTTAAAAGCCTTTTCAAGAGTAGCTGTACTATCTACTTTTTCATAAGCTATTTCTTCTTCTGTATCTAAAGGAATGATGTCAATTTCATTCACAAAAAGAGAATCGCCCGAATTGATGGTTGTTGAATCTACGGTAAAGCGATTCCATTTTCTGAAAAGGGAATCAGGCAGATCTATATTCACCTCGTAGTTATTCATTTTTGCTACCTGTTTAAACCCGATAGGAGGAAAACGAAGCCCAATCAGTCCTACCTCGACCAATCCCTCGATACGCACATCAACCGGAAGCCAATAGTCGCCTCCAAAATTGCTAAACTGCTGAGAATAGGTGAGGTTGAAATCCTGCACGGGGGGAGGAAAAACTACCACAGAATTTGGTTTCAGATCTACTTCCAGCAAAGCATACTCTTCTCCTAATACAAAAATAGTCCCCTCAAAAAGCGGCTGCAGCTTTCGATCTGAAGTCACCGACAGCTCATACACAACCTGTCCATCTAACGACTGAATATCTTCAAGCCGGAATTCATAAAACTTCAGCGCATCCGGATGAGTGACCCCTACCATATTGAAACCAGCAATATCCAGGTTGTCGTCGTAAAAATTAGGCAGGTAGCTTACTCCTGCAAAGTTATCAGCAGCATCAATATTTGCCGTTTGGCGCTTTGACTTTAACACTTCACGGGAGCCTCTTTTCTTATCCCAATACGCTTCGGATATGCTCTCTGAAATCGATACAATAGAGGTGTCATTTTTTAACTGCTGACGTGTATAAGCTTCTGCTTTGTAGGTTTCAAGACCCGCTCTCCAGATTTGCTTCCTTCGGATAACCTCCCTCATGATAGCAATAGCGGGATCTTCACCCGTAACTACGATTTCACCCATAGTTGCTACAGAAGGTTTTAGAATGAAGTCAACTGGTCCCGAATCTTTGGTTACCACTTGTTCCTGGCTTTCAAACCCAATAAAGCGAGCTATAAGCGTGACAGGAAACTCTCGGACAATAATGCTGAACTCTCCATCCTGATTTGAAATCGTACCCTTGTAGGTATCTTTGATAATAATATGAGCAGCAGGTAGTGGGTCCCCGGTTTCAGCATCTACGATTTTGCCTGTAATTTGTGTTTGTGCGTGACTTTCAAAAGTACTTCCCAGCACCAGAAAAAGAAAAAGAACGGAAATTTTCTGCATCCCTATCGAATTATATTAATGTAAAAAACTATCGAACTTCTACTTACTAAGAGCTGATTAGTTACGTTTACCTACGTATATTTTCAGGAATGATTGTATAACAATAATGACCCTGTAGTTCAATTGGAGAGAATAGGAGTTTCCTAAACTCTAGATCTGGGTTCGATTCCCGGCGGGGTCACTTTTTTACTGAAGCAAAATTTTCTGCCTTCATTACCCAGAAGAACAATGTAATCATCACCTGCAAGGCTATAATTACCTAATCCCTCTTTAATATTTCTGTGTTTAGGGTAAGTAAGGGAATGCGCTGAAAAATAAATTACTTACTTGATTTGTTGCTTTCCCCTCATCACGGCACCGAGAATAGCGGTAAATAAAGCTGCACCTATGATAGACCAAACAACTGGGAAAGGACTTCCGCTTACTTCTATAGTCCATAATTCGGGAAGACCCAACTCACTGGCAATCCATTTGCCGATAATAGCGCCAATAAATCCAACCCCGGCTGAAATTAAGCACCCACCAAAACTATACCCGCTGATACTTTGCCCAATTCCACCGCAAATAGCAGCTATTAGTAGTAATAATAAAAATCCAAAAAATGACATAAAACTCTCCGTAGATAGTTTAAAATTTAGTTCAGGCCTTTTGTTCTAATACTACGGCTGGCTCCAGAGGTTTCACAATTACATGTTCGTCTACATCAAAAAGCAGCCGGTTATCTGTATGAACAATATATTTATCTCCCTTAAAAAGCACATGGTAGGTAATATCGTGCCCGCGAAATTCACGGCCGACAATAATACCACTTTCGTTTCCATTTTCTTTGCATCGCTCAATGGTCAGGTGCTCCGGGCGGATGGAACATAAAATCAACCCTTCGGCTTCTTTGTTAATTTTCACCGGACCCAGACGTGTTTCCACGTTATCAGACCCATCAGCATGAGCTCGGAATAAGTTCGTCCGACCCAGAAACTGTGCTACAAACTGTGTTTTGGGATGGTAGTATACTTCTTCGGGAGTCCCTATTTGTTCAATTTGGCCGTTGTTCATTACTGCTATCCGGTCGGCAAAAGAGAGCGCTTCTTCCTGATCGTGTGTAACCAAAATTGCACTCATTCCGGATTTTTTCAGAATAGCCCGAACTTCTTTTCGGGTGGTATCACGAAGCATGGCATCAAGTCCTGAAAAAGGTTCGTCCATTAACACGAGCCGGGGCTTCGGTGCAATAGCCCGAGCCAAGGCAACTCTTTGTTGCTGACCACCAGAAAGCTCATCTGGCATTCGATGTTTATACTTTTCCATTCCGGTTCGGCAAAGTACTTCTTCTGCTAAAACCGGCCGCCTCTTTTTGTCCACTTCACGCAGACCAAAAGCCACGTTATCAAGTGCGTTCATATGAGGGAAAAGGGCATAATCCTGGAATACAAAACCAATCTCTCTTTTTTGGGGGGAAAGGCGTTTATGTGTGCTCTCAACCAGCTCATTTTCGATATGCACTTCGCCGGCTTCGCATTGTTCAAAACCCGCAATTAAACGCAGCGTTGTAGTTTTCCCGCAACCGCTTGGGCCTAGAAGCGCGAAAATCTCATTCTTACCAACTTCAAAACTGACATCGTTTACAACGGGCCCGCTTTGGTCGAATGACTTCGTTAATCCGGATATTTTTAAAAGAGACTTTTCCATGTAGTTGCTGAACCAAAAAATCTTCATTTAGATTCAGTCTACATAAGATACATACTAATCTGATACTTCTGAAAGTTTTGACACGTGAATATTTGTGAAACAGGTCGGGATAATGTAAGTTTAATTCGTTTCGGGCATACCATTTACAGATAATTATCAACTAACTACTATTCTTATGAAAAAAATAAGCATCTACACATTGTTGTTGGCAGTGGCTTTAGTCAGCTTTCAGGCTTGTGGTCCAAGTGAAGAAGAACGCCGGGCTGCCGAACAAGCTCGTCTAGATTCTCTCAGAAAAGTTCAGGAACAAAGAATTGCTGAAATGATGCAAGCTCGCGAAGACAGTATCGCCCGTGCTCAGCAGCAACAGCAAATACAGGAAGAACAACAAGGTCCACAGTTTGCAGAAGATGGAACTTATGCTGTTCAGGTAGGAGCTTTTCGGTCTGAAGAAGAGGCCAATGAATATCGAAATACCTTAAGCGATCGTGATTATCCTCATGTATATACGGTTAAAATTGGAAAGGAAGAAACCGGTGATGTTTGGTTTCGATTGCGGGTTGGCTTTTTTGCTGATAAGGCTGAAGCCGAAGAATTCGGCGCAGAATTGGGCAATGAATTGAATACGGGCTACTGGGTTTCCAAAGTTCAGAGAACAGGAAGCTGAAGTTATTTGACATCAAATAATTTATAGTTGTATCTCTCCCAAGCATTTGCTTAATTGTAGATGCGCTCAAGTAGCGTCTCTCTTGATGAATAGTCAGGGCATTGCATATGAAAAATGTAATGCCCTATTTTTTTGCATCTTTTTTATCTGGGTATCGTAACCATCCACTCCTAAAAAACTTTCCTAATTCTACGGTTTACGTTATTATGCAGCTTCAACATCATTCACAAACCTCAATTAAAGTGGAATGAAAAATTTCAGTATTGCTACACGCCAACATGACCATGTAAGTATACTGGATATCAGTGGAGAACTTGATGCGCATACCGCTTCTCAGCTTGAGAATGCACTCAAATCGCTAATTGACGAAGAAAGCTATGCGATCATCGTCAATTGTTCTGGCCTTGATTATATAGCCAGTGCAGGATTAGGTGTCTTTATGGCCTACATCGAAGATGTGAGAAGTTTAGGTGGTGATATCAAACTAACAAATATGAACGATCGCGTTTATAACGTTTTCGATTTGTTGGGCTTCCCAACTTTGTATGATATCCTGGAAGATGAAAAAGAAGCTTTGCAAAGCTTTGACAATTAAATAGCAAGAGAGTGGCTGGAAATAATAACATACAAACCCTTTCTGTTGAAGCTTCTACAGAGCATCTTGCCAAAGTGCGGGATTTTGTAGCAGCTCATGCTGAAAATATCGGGCTCAGCCAAAAAGATATTTCTGAAATCAGACTGGCTGTAGACGAAGCCTATACGAATATCATCAAGCACGCCTACAAAAACTCTCCTACCGAAAAAGTAAGTATTGAAATTGGTTCTAATGCCAATCAGTTGTGGATTTCATTAATGGATGAAGGCAAAAGCTTTGATCCCAGCACTTACAGCGAGCCTGACCTAATGAAGCGTATTAAAGAAAAGAAACGTGGCGGAATGGGAGTTTACCTGATTCGAAAACTGATGGACCAGGTACAGTATAACCGCAAAGGGCATACCAATGAAATACGAATGGTCAAAAACCTTTGACGAATCGTGGACACAAAAATCTCTCTTTCAAATACTGAAGAACGACAAAGCCGATTTGAGCTTCGCACCCTGCTTGAAACCAGCCGAATGCTCATTGAATCTCAGGAACCGGATTTTGTTCTCAATAACCTTTTGCTCATCACGATGGGTAAGTTGTTGGTTCCAAAAGGTATTATTCTCATCAATAAAGGATCTGACCACTTTTATGTAGTTAGCAAGGTAAAAGGCAAAAACTCACTTAAAGAAGATGATTCAATTCAGCTCGAATTTCCAGAAGCAACATTAGACCGATCTGTTGTTAAAGGAGAAGAGTTTCCTGATATCACGAAAAAACTGGGGCTCGCTGAAGGCAGCATCTTTTTTAATCTTAGAACCACGAATCATCACTTGGGGTTTTTGTGCCTGGGCCCAAAAGGAAATAAACAACCACTAACCGATAGCGAACTCGAATTTATTGAAAGCCTGACTATCATTTCATCGGTTGCCATTGCCAACTCACGGATGTTTCAGGAATTGCGGCTTATTAACCGAAAACTGGATCGCAAGGTGCACGACCTGAATACTCTTCTTGAGCTGAGTAAAGATTTTAACATGATGGTTGACCGGGAAGAAATTGCCCGGACTTTTAAGTTTGCCATGTTGGGACAGATGTTGATCCGGACGTTCTTTTTTGTCTTAGAGATTGATGGCAAAAAATCCATTGTTTCAAGTAGCGGGTTAAAAGAAAAGCCGACCAAAAAAGAATTGAATACGCTTTTTGAGCTTAACGATGTTTTCTATTGTGACGAAGATCATGACTGTCCTTTTCTGGAAAACAACGGTATCAGGTTGGTTATAGCCCTTCGTTTTCAAAATGAAAAAATCGGGGTTGTGGGAGTTGGAGCACCTGCCAATAATGAGCCGTACGGTAAAGAGCAGGTAAACTTTCTTCAATCGCTTGGGAATTTGGCCCTTCTTACTATTCAAAAAACCTTATTGCTTGAAGAACGCATCGAAAAGCGACGAATGGAAGAAGAACTCAATCTTGCCAAGACCATCCAGCAAGGCCTTCTTCCTTCGCCTATACCAACCATCGATGGCTTTGATCTTGAAGCTACAAATATTTCATCCCGGCAGGTTGGTGGCGATTATTTTGATGTAGTTGAAACACCTGACGGTGGGCATATTCTGGCCATAGCTGATGTAACCGGCAAAGGGGTTCCTGCTTCTTTACTCATGGCCAACCTTCAGTCTATGTTACATGCTTTGGCTCCTATCGATATCACTTTGGCTGAAGCTACCGGAAGCATTAATGATATCATCCATAAAAATACACCCGCTGATAAGTTTATTACCTTTTTCTGGGGTAAAGTATCCGCAGATGGCAAGCGTTTTGACTATGTAAATGCAGGACACAATAACCCTCTATTATTCAGAAAAGAAAATAAAGAGCCTGAAGAACTTGATGCAGGTGGAGTAATACTTGGGGCAATGCCTTCTATGATGCCATATGATTCTGCCTCTGTAAAGCTCCAGTCCGGAGATACGATAGTATTTTACACAGATGGTGTCACTGAGGCAATGAATCCCCAGCAAACTGAAGAATACGAAGAGGAGCGACTCATTAAATGTCTGCAGAAGAACCTTGAGAAATCATCAAAAGAAATAATGGATGCCGTTATTGATGATATCACAGAATTCTCGAATGGTGTTCAATATGACGACATCACCATATTGGTACTGAAAGTTAATTGAGGGTTTTAAAACCTAAGACCCCGGTGCCTGTAGCTGTTTTATCTCTGTTATGGGCTAATATTGTCTGATAAGTGCCGTAGCGGTTCATAATTTCATTTACATATCGAACCGTTTCAATTCCCCTGCAGAAGCCATATCGTGCATTTTGATAGTATTTGCGCTGCATCAGTTTCAGTAGCGACTCAGACACATGCTCCCACTTATTAGGGTCTTTGTTGTGATCAATTGTGAGTCTTCGGGCATCTGCAAGGTGACCTGATCCTGCGTTATATGCTGCCAGGGCAAACGACCACTTATTGGTAGAATCCATATAGGCATAATGCTCGAGGTGAGAAGCCAGAATTTTAGCCCCTTCCCGTATGTTTACTTCCGGAATGTAAAGCGAGTCGGATGAAATCTCTGAGAACCGCGGTAACACTTGCATTATCCCAACAGCACCCGCCCAGCTTACAGAGCTTGGATTAAACTTTGATTCCTGTGCAGCAATGGCAGTAAGCATTACCCAATCGAGCTCCATTTCATCTGCTACTTCTCTGATCATGTTATCATATGGGGAAATGGTGCCATATTGCTCCCCCTGATAATTGGGGCTGTAGTAATCCGCAATTTGGTTGCCCGATTCAAAATATTTTTTCCGAAGCACATTCAGAAATGCTGAACGCTTGGGAACACCGTCTTCGTCAAACCGAAAATGCTTATATAAAAATCGGTTTAGTTGATATTCCAGATCCGGAGCATTTTTACGTACCGCCCAGGCAATAGTATCACTTTCAGCAATAAGAGGTCCTTTAACCAAGCCGTTCATGTACTTGTCGGCTGCATCAAAAATATTATCATCGGCAACAGTTGCTTCATAAGTGCCATCGGCAACCTGAAACAATACCGACTCGGTGTCCATATCTTCAGGAATGATATTGATATTTACCGGAAAACCTTCGTCTTTAAGCTCTTTTAACCGAACATAATAGGAGCTGTTACGACGCACGCTTATAGGCACCCCTTCAAGCTCTGAAATACTTTCCGGCTTAAAACCTAAATCATCAGAAACTACGATCAACTGATCGACCATATTATATGGCCGGGTAAAATCTACCAACTGTTTTCTCTCTGGGGTGATGGTATAATTAGCCGCAATGATATCTCCGCGACCGCTATTCAGAAGGTCATATGGGCTTTCGTCAGGACCCGTGATGACGACTTCAAGGGCAAGATCATTTTCTTTAGTGAATGCCTTTAACAACTCATATTCAAAGCCAACCTGAACTCCTTTATAGAGAAAATAGGAACCCGAACTATAGCTGGTAATCATGCGGAGTACGCCATTGCTCTTAATTTCTGCAAAATCTCTCTCGATCGGCTCACTTACAGAAACAGGAAGTGTATTATTGCTCTCAGACTTATCTGAAGATTGGGAACAGCTTAGCAAAAGCATAGCTCCACAACCTGTGAGAAGCAAGTATTTGGACACTCCAATAATGTTGTCTCTTTCAAATAGCATTAAGTGATGTTGTTTTCATTATTGTTTGAATCAATTCTATAATGAAGCCACTATTCCATCTGCCTTGAGTAATGATACACCTATTTGTGCTGAATTCCTGAATTCTTAGTAATGTCTAATCTAATTCAGGATTTCTAACGTTGAAATATACGAAAAGGTTCACGAAATGACTCTTACTACTGTTTTATATTAGTTTATAGATATTCTCATTGAGTATTACTACACAAAGTACGTGTATTATGACCATTCAGATGCCCCAAAAACAGAAGTGGCTATTCCTGAATCTCTCTTTTATGCTTTGGTTTCTTTTTCCAGGTTAGCACAACCCCCACCAATGTTACAAAAATAGCTATAAAGGAAAGGATAGCAGGAAGTTCTCCAAGGATAAAAAATGCCAGAATGGTGGCAAAGACTGGCTCTGTAAGAATGAGCGTTGACAATAAAGTCGGGGATACAAATTTGACTGCATAATTCAATGAACCGTGCCCCATTAGCTGCGGACCAATGGCTAACCCTAAACCCACCCAAAAGACAACAGGAGGAATTTGATCAGGAATCCCTTCAACAATCAATAATATCGAAACACAGGTTGCAGCTGCATATCCATATACAGGAAATACATACCCCAGCCAGGATCGATTTTGGCGAATTTTTCTTCCTATTAAAAAATAGACTGCAAAAATGGCCGCCGCCCCAAAAGCCATTGCATTGCCAAGCAAAGGATTTTCAAACGACGACTCCGCATTATAATCGGAGATACCCAGCAATACAGAACCAGCAAAAGCAACGAAAACACCAATCCAGACTGTTGGCGCAAATTCCATTTTATAAAGTGCCCGTTCCGCAATAATTAGCATGATGGGGTGAATGGTCACCAACACTGAAGCTGATGCAACTGAAGTATAATAGAGCGAGCTGATCCAAAGCATGAAGTGCAACCCAAGTGCTATTCCGGCAAACGCCATCCATTTTGTTTCATTACCGCCGGACTTCACATCATACTTCTTACTCTTCTTTTTATAGATGTAAAATGGAAGCAGCATCAGAAACGCTCCAACGGTTCTGATAGCTACCAGTAAAAGAGCAGAGTGACTGGTAGCAAACTTTACCAATATCGGAGCAAAACCAAAGGTAGATAGCCCAACGGCAAGAACCAGATACACTTTAGCTTTGGAATAATCCTGGCTCAAAATACTCCTATCGAATTCGATCCATTGAACGAACCAGTTCTTCGTCTTTTTTGATAAAGCGCAGAGCTAAAATCTGGAATACCAAGCCCAGAAAAACAAACCCCGTTCCAAGAGCTTCATCCCATAAGTACGTGCCGATTCCACCTAACGAAAAGAGCACTCCTACACAAAATCCAAGCCCTATTACCTGAAATAGCGAAGATCTTTTGACCCAGGACAACTGTTTTTTGCGGTTATTATAAAGAAAAATAGAAAGTACGTTTAAAATTATAGCTATAAGTAGTGAACTGGCCAATCCAATGCCAATCCAAAGCTGGGGGTCACTCATGGCCTTTTCATAAATAGCCGTAAAGTAAACCGATAGATTAAGGATGGAAGCTAATGCCAGAAATATTGTTTGAAGTCGTTGTATCACAGAATTTAATTTTAAAGTTTTCTTTTAAGATAAAAGTTTTCTCAAACAAAAAAGCCCGCTTCCTGACCAAAAGGAATGCGGGCTTTAAAATAATCAGCTGATCGTTTTAACCTGCTGTAGGTTCCAATGATGGAGTTTTTTTAGCCCCGCCATTTAGCTCACTTTGGTCTTTAATAATTCCTGGCTCAGTGGTGCCAAACATAGTTTCATTTAGTGATCGGCGAGTTCGTTCGATAGAACTGTACAGCACCGGCACCAGAATCAGAGTTAAAGCTGTAGCAAATGTAAGACCAACTATTACGGCAATCGCCATTGGCCCCCACCAGGCTGCTTGCTCACCGCCCATATAAATATAAGAGCCCATGTTGGTCAGAAATTCAATCGGGCTTCCTACTAAGACAATGAAGTCGAAGTTGAACCCAATAGCCAAAGGAACCAAACCAAGAGTGGTTGTAATAGCCGTAAGGATTACCGGGCGGAAACGAATTTTACCAGCCTGAATAAGTGCGTCTCTTAAGTTCAATTGATCTCTTTCTCTGAGGATGTCCACGTAATCAATCAATACAATAGCATTGTTTACTACAATTCCCGCAAGCGAGATAATCCCAAGAAAAGCCATCAAACCAAATGCCATCTGGAAAGTAGCGAGTCCATAGAATACCCCAGCCATCGACATTATTACCGAACTGAGAATGATTAACGGTTTAGCTACCGAATTGAACTGAGATACCAGAATAAAGGTGATCAAAAACAATGCAATAAGAAAAGCAATTCCCAAAAACTCAAAGGATTCATCCTGCTCCTGTTGCTGTCCGGTCCAGCCATAATTATATCCCTGAGGCAGATTTTCAAGGTAATCGGAAAGCACGCCCTGAACTTCAGCTAACACGGCATTGGCCTGATAGCCGGAACGAACGTCCGCACTGACTGTTATCACTCTTTCCGAGTCTTTGTGGTTAATACCACCCAGTCCATCGCTAACTTCCCAGGTTGCTACTTCTGAAAGCGGAATTTGATTACCCTCATGGAAGATAGTCAGATCACTAAGCGTACTCATGTCATCCCGGTATTCATCACTCAGGCGAACAATGATGTCATACTCATCCTTACCATCCCGGAATTTTGACGCTTCAACACCATTAATAGCCTGGCGAATAGTCATTCCTATTACATTGGTATTCAATTCATAAAGTGCTGCTTTCTCCCGGTCTACTTCAACCTTCACTTCAGGCCGCGGCTCAGGGAGGTTTGATTCTAACCCATCCATTTTTGCAAAAACAGAATCTTCCTCAAGAATGGTTAACACACTATCCGAAATTGCTGACAACTGATCCATGTCTGAACCATAGATTTCTAAGTTCACAGGCTTGCCAGTGGGCGGACCATTGGGTGGTTGCTCTACGGTAACTTTCGCACCTACAATATGTTCTGACATATGATTTCTGAGAAACTCCATGGCTTCAAATACATCGCCTTCACGCTCCTGAAAATCTACAAAGTTCAATGCAACTGTACCTTTATTAGGTGTGTTCCCTCCTCCACCTGAACCAGGATCAGCTGTTATGCTAGCTCCGGATGTGGCAAGTACGCTATTGATGTCCACATAATTGGGCAGATTTTCAACCCGGTCTCGGACCTGATCCACAATGCTTTTGGTAAATTCTACATCAGAACCGATTGGAGTTTCAACTTGTATGTAAACATCTCTTGGCGGAATATCTTCCGGGAAAAACTCTGTACCAGGGTTAAATGCTATCAACACAAATACACTGGAAATAAGTACGGCTACAGAAATACCAATGGTACTTTTTCGGTGATTCAGCGCCCAAACAAGGGAAGATTCATACTTATCAATCACTTTATTTAAACCATCTCTTTGCCACCAGCGGCCAATCGGTTCCAGGAAGTATTTATTACTAAGCCAGAATGCTACTCCTAATACAATCAGCATCATCCAGCTTACGAAGCTCGATAGTAATGCTATTACCGCAAAAAATGCGACACCGCCGAATAAAATTCGCTTGCCGTTTCGGGTTAATGTAGCTCTGTTTTCTTGTCCATCAACCTTCATGAAAAGAGCACAAATTACCGGGTTAATAATCAATCCAACAACAAGTGAACTTGAAAGTGTGATAATCAGTGTTTTAGGCAGAAAGCTCATAAACTGCCCTACAAC
It contains:
- a CDS encoding ATP-binding protein, with translation MAGNNNIQTLSVEASTEHLAKVRDFVAAHAENIGLSQKDISEIRLAVDEAYTNIIKHAYKNSPTEKVSIEIGSNANQLWISLMDEGKSFDPSTYSEPDLMKRIKEKKRGGMGVYLIRKLMDQVQYNRKGHTNEIRMVKNL
- a CDS encoding SpoIIE family protein phosphatase translates to MDTKISLSNTEERQSRFELRTLLETSRMLIESQEPDFVLNNLLLITMGKLLVPKGIILINKGSDHFYVVSKVKGKNSLKEDDSIQLEFPEATLDRSVVKGEEFPDITKKLGLAEGSIFFNLRTTNHHLGFLCLGPKGNKQPLTDSELEFIESLTIISSVAIANSRMFQELRLINRKLDRKVHDLNTLLELSKDFNMMVDREEIARTFKFAMLGQMLIRTFFFVLEIDGKKSIVSSSGLKEKPTKKELNTLFELNDVFYCDEDHDCPFLENNGIRLVIALRFQNEKIGVVGVGAPANNEPYGKEQVNFLQSLGNLALLTIQKTLLLEERIEKRRMEEELNLAKTIQQGLLPSPIPTIDGFDLEATNISSRQVGGDYFDVVETPDGGHILAIADVTGKGVPASLLMANLQSMLHALAPIDITLAEATGSINDIIHKNTPADKFITFFWGKVSADGKRFDYVNAGHNNPLLFRKENKEPEELDAGGVILGAMPSMMPYDSASVKLQSGDTIVFYTDGVTEAMNPQQTEEYEEERLIKCLQKNLEKSSKEIMDAVIDDITEFSNGVQYDDITILVLKVN
- a CDS encoding transporter substrate-binding domain-containing protein: MLFERDNIIGVSKYLLLTGCGAMLLLSCSQSSDKSESNNTLPVSVSEPIERDFAEIKSNGVLRMITSYSSGSYFLYKGVQVGFEYELLKAFTKENDLALEVVITGPDESPYDLLNSGRGDIIAANYTITPERKQLVDFTRPYNMVDQLIVVSDDLGFKPESISELEGVPISVRRNSSYYVRLKELKDEGFPVNINIIPEDMDTESVLFQVADGTYEATVADDNIFDAADKYMNGLVKGPLIAESDTIAWAVRKNAPDLEYQLNRFLYKHFRFDEDGVPKRSAFLNVLRKKYFESGNQIADYYSPNYQGEQYGTISPYDNMIREVADEMELDWVMLTAIAAQESKFNPSSVSWAGAVGIMQVLPRFSEISSDSLYIPEVNIREGAKILASHLEHYAYMDSTNKWSFALAAYNAGSGHLADARRLTIDHNKDPNKWEHVSESLLKLMQRKYYQNARYGFCRGIETVRYVNEIMNRYGTYQTILAHNRDKTATGTGVLGFKTLN
- a CDS encoding DMT family transporter — its product is MSQDYSKAKVYLVLAVGLSTFGFAPILVKFATSHSALLLVAIRTVGAFLMLLPFYIYKKKSKKYDVKSGGNETKWMAFAGIALGLHFMLWISSLYYTSVASASVLVTIHPIMLIIAERALYKMEFAPTVWIGVFVAFAGSVLLGISDYNAESSFENPLLGNAMAFGAAAIFAVYFLIGRKIRQNRSWLGYVFPVYGYAAATCVSILLIVEGIPDQIPPVVFWVGLGLAIGPQLMGHGSLNYAVKFVSPTLLSTLILTEPVFATILAFFILGELPAILSFIAIFVTLVGVVLTWKKKPKHKREIQE
- a CDS encoding DUF4293 family protein; translation: MIQRLQTIFLALASILNLSVYFTAIYEKAMSDPQLWIGIGLASSLLIAIILNVLSIFLYNNRKKQLSWVKRSSLFQVIGLGFCVGVLFSLGGIGTYLWDEALGTGFVFLGLVFQILALRFIKKDEELVRSMDRIR